A window from Phalacrocorax carbo chromosome 20, bPhaCar2.1, whole genome shotgun sequence encodes these proteins:
- the UBIAD1 gene encoding ubiA prenyltransferase domain-containing protein 1, translating into MGPGELAQKISVSPESPRGSERNDGGAAPAGAERAPPGTWRQKCAAYVLALRPWSFSASLTPVALGSALAYRAEGALDPRLLVGSAVTVLAVHGAGNLVNTYYDFSKGIDHKKSDDRTLVDQILEPQDVVRFGVFLYTVGCICAAGLYAVSTLKLEHLALIYFGGLSSSFLYTGGIGFKYVALGDVVILITFGPLAVMFAHAVQVGYLSVSPLLYAVPLALSTEAILHSNNTRDMESDRQAGIVTLAILIGPAFSYVLYTVLLFLPYLIFCVLATRYTISMALPLLTIPMAFSLERQFRSQSFNKIPQRTAKLNLLLGLFYVFGITLAPAGALPKL; encoded by the exons aTGGGGCCGGGGGAGCTGGCGCAGAAAATCAGCGTTAGCCCCGAGAGCCCCCGGGGGAGCGAGAGGAACGAcggcggcgcggcgccggcCGGCGCTGAGAGGGCCCCCCCCGGCACCTGGAGGCAGAAGTGCGCGGCCTACGTGCTGGCCCTCAGGCCTTGGAGCTTCAGCGCCTCCCTCACTCCCGTGGCCCTCGGCAGCGCTCTGGCCTACCGGGCCGAGGGAGCGCTAGACCCGAGGCTGTTGGTGGGAAGCGCCGTCACCGTCCTGGCTGTGCACGGAGCCGGAAACTTGGTGAACACCTACTACGACTTCTCTAAAGGCATCGATCACAAGAAGAGCGATGACAGGACTTTGGTGGACCAGATTTTGGAGCCGCAGGACGTAGTCCGGTTTGGAGTCTTCCTTTATACGGTGGGCTGTATCTGTGCCGCTGGGCTCTACGCCGTCTCAACGCTCAAGCTGGAGCACCTGGCCCTGATTTACTTCGGGGGACTTTCCAGCTCCTTCCTTTATACTGGAG GAATTGGATTTAAATATGTTGCACTTGGAGACGTGGTGATCCTGATCACCTTTGGGCCCCTGGCTGTCATGTTTGCCCATGCTGTGCAGGTTGGTTATCTGTCTGTCTCACCACTGCTCTACGCTGTCCCACTAGCTCTCAGTACTGAGGCCATCCTGCACAGCAACAACACACGAGACATGGAGTCTGACCGGCAGGCGGGTATTGTCACCCTGGCTATCCTCATCGGCCCTGCATTCTCCTACGTCCTCTACACCGTGCTGCTCTTCTTGCCCTACCTGATTTTCTGTGTGCTGGCCACACGCTATACCATCAGCATGGCGTTGCCGCTACTCACCATCCCGATGGCATTTTCACTGGAGAGGCAGTTTCGGAGTCAGAGCTTCAACAAAATTCCCCAGCGGACAGCCAAACTCAATCTCCTCTTGGGGCTTTTCTATGTTTTTGGTATTACACTAGCACCAGCCGGTGCTCTGCCCAAACTATAA